The Pieris brassicae chromosome 6, ilPieBrab1.1, whole genome shotgun sequence genome window below encodes:
- the LOC123710831 gene encoding juvenile hormone epoxide hydrolase-like isoform X2: MIKYKICRILLVGVLALFAVPVLYIYTKTPPPLPDLDLEEWWGTKLSMSKQNDSIVPFHVEFNDINIKDIKERLRDRHPLTPTLEGVTFEYGFNSKQLESWLKYWVEEYPYSERETYINKYPQFKTNIQGLNIHFVRIKPEVPAGKETVPLLLLHGWPGSFLEFYEAVPHLMALSKDRDFVFELIIPSLPGYGFSSAATRPGLGADKMAVVMKNLMNRLGHKKFYVQGGDWGALIGSLMATFFPQEVLGYHSNMPFLSTTSSTIIRVLGSIYPPLVVSSEAADRMYPMSKYFGMLLEETGYFHIQATKPDTVGIALSDSPAGLAAYILEKFSTWTRLDHRSKPDGGLTYRFSKERLIDNLMVYWVSNSITTSMRMYAETFNKRFLSQNLDEIQTPVPTWIIQAKQEVIYVPGWILKFKYTNLLNETILQDGGHFLAMELPEIFSKDVLKAVDAFRKWHKQQQRTEL; encoded by the exons ATGATTAAATACAAG atttgccgtatACTCCTAGTGGGCGTTCTAGCCCTGTTTGCGGTACCAGTTCTGTACATCTACACGAAAACACCACCGCCTCTACCAGACCTAGATTTAGAGGAATGGTGGGGAACGAAGCTATCAATGTCAAAGCAAAATGATAGTATAGTGCCTTTCCATGTGGAGTTTAATGATATC AATATAAAAGACATAAAAGAGCGTCTTCGAGACCGACATCCACTTACTCCAACATTAGAAGGCGTCACATTCGAATATGGATTTAACAGCAAACAACTGGAGTCCTGGCTCAAGTACTGGGTTGAGGAATATCCTTATAG CGAACGCGAAACGTATATAAACAAGTACCcacaatttaaaactaacattCAGGGTTTGAATATTCATTTCGTAAGAATTAAGCCTGAG GTACCCGCTGGCAAAGAAACCGTACCCCTCCTACTTCTTCATGGGTGGCCAGGTTCTTTCTTGGAATTTTATGAAGCCGTTCCTCATCTGATGGCTCTAAGTAAAGATAGGGACTTCGTTTTTGAACTTATTATTCCAAGCTTGCCCGGATATGGATTCTCAAGT GCGGCAACTCGACCTGGTCTTGGTGCAGACAAGATGGCGGTGGTAATGAAAAACTTAATGAACAGACTTGGGCACAAGAAGTTCTACGTCCAGGGTGGTGATTGGGGTGCGCTTATTGGCAGTTTAATGGCTACGTTTTTCCCGCAg gAGGTACTAGGTTACCACTCAAACATGCCTTTCTTGAGCACAACATCGTCTACAATAATTCGTGTGCTCGGTTCCATTTATCCCCCATTGGTAGTGAGTTCGGAAGCTGCAGACAGAATGTATCCCATGTCTAAGTACTTTGGGATGCTGCTAGAGGAAACTGGATATTTCCACATACAAGCCACTAAACCAGATACAGTTG GTATAGCTCTAAGCGACAGTCCAGCTGGCTTGGCAGCGTATATTCTTGAAAAGTTCTCCACATGGACACGTCTTGACCACCGCTCAAAACCTGACGGTGGTCTCACGTACCGTTTCTCCAAAGAACGGCTCATCGACAACCTGATGGTCTACTGGGTTTCGAACTCCATAACGACCTCTATGCGCATGTACGCTGAGACGTTTAATAAGAGATTTTTGAGCCAGAATTTGGATGA AATACAAACGCCAGTTCCGACCTGGATAATTCAAGCAAAACAAGAGGTAATATACGTTCCTGGCTGGATCCTCAAATTCAAGTACACAAACCTTTTGAACGAGACCATACTCCAGGACGGCGGCCACTTCTTAGCGATGGAGCTGCCTGAGATTTTCTCTAAAGATGTGCTGAAGGCTGTTGACGCATTCCGGAAGTGGCATAAACAACAACAAAGAACAGagttgtaa
- the LOC123710831 gene encoding juvenile hormone epoxide hydrolase-like isoform X3 produces MICRILLVGVLALFAVPVLYIYTKTPPPLPDLDLEEWWGTKLSMSKQNDSIVPFHVEFNDINIKDIKERLRDRHPLTPTLEGVTFEYGFNSKQLESWLKYWVEEYPYSERETYINKYPQFKTNIQGLNIHFVRIKPEKVPAGKETVPLLLLHGWPGSFLEFYEAVPHLMALSKDRDFVFELIIPSLPGYGFSSAATRPGLGADKMAVVMKNLMNRLGHKKFYVQGGDWGALIGSLMATFFPQEVLGYHSNMPFLSTTSSTIIRVLGSIYPPLVVSSEAADRMYPMSKYFGMLLEETGYFHIQATKPDTVGIALSDSPAGLAAYILEKFSTWTRLDHRSKPDGGLTYRFSKERLIDNLMVYWVSNSITTSMRMYAETFNKRFLSQNLDEIQTPVPTWIIQAKQEVIYVPGWILKFKYTNLLNETILQDGGHFLAMELPEIFSKDVLKAVDAFRKWHKQQQRTEL; encoded by the exons ATG atttgccgtatACTCCTAGTGGGCGTTCTAGCCCTGTTTGCGGTACCAGTTCTGTACATCTACACGAAAACACCACCGCCTCTACCAGACCTAGATTTAGAGGAATGGTGGGGAACGAAGCTATCAATGTCAAAGCAAAATGATAGTATAGTGCCTTTCCATGTGGAGTTTAATGATATC AATATAAAAGACATAAAAGAGCGTCTTCGAGACCGACATCCACTTACTCCAACATTAGAAGGCGTCACATTCGAATATGGATTTAACAGCAAACAACTGGAGTCCTGGCTCAAGTACTGGGTTGAGGAATATCCTTATAG CGAACGCGAAACGTATATAAACAAGTACCcacaatttaaaactaacattCAGGGTTTGAATATTCATTTCGTAAGAATTAAGCCTGAG AAGGTACCCGCTGGCAAAGAAACCGTACCCCTCCTACTTCTTCATGGGTGGCCAGGTTCTTTCTTGGAATTTTATGAAGCCGTTCCTCATCTGATGGCTCTAAGTAAAGATAGGGACTTCGTTTTTGAACTTATTATTCCAAGCTTGCCCGGATATGGATTCTCAAGT GCGGCAACTCGACCTGGTCTTGGTGCAGACAAGATGGCGGTGGTAATGAAAAACTTAATGAACAGACTTGGGCACAAGAAGTTCTACGTCCAGGGTGGTGATTGGGGTGCGCTTATTGGCAGTTTAATGGCTACGTTTTTCCCGCAg gAGGTACTAGGTTACCACTCAAACATGCCTTTCTTGAGCACAACATCGTCTACAATAATTCGTGTGCTCGGTTCCATTTATCCCCCATTGGTAGTGAGTTCGGAAGCTGCAGACAGAATGTATCCCATGTCTAAGTACTTTGGGATGCTGCTAGAGGAAACTGGATATTTCCACATACAAGCCACTAAACCAGATACAGTTG GTATAGCTCTAAGCGACAGTCCAGCTGGCTTGGCAGCGTATATTCTTGAAAAGTTCTCCACATGGACACGTCTTGACCACCGCTCAAAACCTGACGGTGGTCTCACGTACCGTTTCTCCAAAGAACGGCTCATCGACAACCTGATGGTCTACTGGGTTTCGAACTCCATAACGACCTCTATGCGCATGTACGCTGAGACGTTTAATAAGAGATTTTTGAGCCAGAATTTGGATGA AATACAAACGCCAGTTCCGACCTGGATAATTCAAGCAAAACAAGAGGTAATATACGTTCCTGGCTGGATCCTCAAATTCAAGTACACAAACCTTTTGAACGAGACCATACTCCAGGACGGCGGCCACTTCTTAGCGATGGAGCTGCCTGAGATTTTCTCTAAAGATGTGCTGAAGGCTGTTGACGCATTCCGGAAGTGGCATAAACAACAACAAAGAACAGagttgtaa
- the LOC123710831 gene encoding juvenile hormone epoxide hydrolase-like isoform X1 encodes MIKYKICRILLVGVLALFAVPVLYIYTKTPPPLPDLDLEEWWGTKLSMSKQNDSIVPFHVEFNDINIKDIKERLRDRHPLTPTLEGVTFEYGFNSKQLESWLKYWVEEYPYSERETYINKYPQFKTNIQGLNIHFVRIKPEKVPAGKETVPLLLLHGWPGSFLEFYEAVPHLMALSKDRDFVFELIIPSLPGYGFSSAATRPGLGADKMAVVMKNLMNRLGHKKFYVQGGDWGALIGSLMATFFPQEVLGYHSNMPFLSTTSSTIIRVLGSIYPPLVVSSEAADRMYPMSKYFGMLLEETGYFHIQATKPDTVGIALSDSPAGLAAYILEKFSTWTRLDHRSKPDGGLTYRFSKERLIDNLMVYWVSNSITTSMRMYAETFNKRFLSQNLDEIQTPVPTWIIQAKQEVIYVPGWILKFKYTNLLNETILQDGGHFLAMELPEIFSKDVLKAVDAFRKWHKQQQRTEL; translated from the exons ATGATTAAATACAAG atttgccgtatACTCCTAGTGGGCGTTCTAGCCCTGTTTGCGGTACCAGTTCTGTACATCTACACGAAAACACCACCGCCTCTACCAGACCTAGATTTAGAGGAATGGTGGGGAACGAAGCTATCAATGTCAAAGCAAAATGATAGTATAGTGCCTTTCCATGTGGAGTTTAATGATATC AATATAAAAGACATAAAAGAGCGTCTTCGAGACCGACATCCACTTACTCCAACATTAGAAGGCGTCACATTCGAATATGGATTTAACAGCAAACAACTGGAGTCCTGGCTCAAGTACTGGGTTGAGGAATATCCTTATAG CGAACGCGAAACGTATATAAACAAGTACCcacaatttaaaactaacattCAGGGTTTGAATATTCATTTCGTAAGAATTAAGCCTGAG AAGGTACCCGCTGGCAAAGAAACCGTACCCCTCCTACTTCTTCATGGGTGGCCAGGTTCTTTCTTGGAATTTTATGAAGCCGTTCCTCATCTGATGGCTCTAAGTAAAGATAGGGACTTCGTTTTTGAACTTATTATTCCAAGCTTGCCCGGATATGGATTCTCAAGT GCGGCAACTCGACCTGGTCTTGGTGCAGACAAGATGGCGGTGGTAATGAAAAACTTAATGAACAGACTTGGGCACAAGAAGTTCTACGTCCAGGGTGGTGATTGGGGTGCGCTTATTGGCAGTTTAATGGCTACGTTTTTCCCGCAg gAGGTACTAGGTTACCACTCAAACATGCCTTTCTTGAGCACAACATCGTCTACAATAATTCGTGTGCTCGGTTCCATTTATCCCCCATTGGTAGTGAGTTCGGAAGCTGCAGACAGAATGTATCCCATGTCTAAGTACTTTGGGATGCTGCTAGAGGAAACTGGATATTTCCACATACAAGCCACTAAACCAGATACAGTTG GTATAGCTCTAAGCGACAGTCCAGCTGGCTTGGCAGCGTATATTCTTGAAAAGTTCTCCACATGGACACGTCTTGACCACCGCTCAAAACCTGACGGTGGTCTCACGTACCGTTTCTCCAAAGAACGGCTCATCGACAACCTGATGGTCTACTGGGTTTCGAACTCCATAACGACCTCTATGCGCATGTACGCTGAGACGTTTAATAAGAGATTTTTGAGCCAGAATTTGGATGA AATACAAACGCCAGTTCCGACCTGGATAATTCAAGCAAAACAAGAGGTAATATACGTTCCTGGCTGGATCCTCAAATTCAAGTACACAAACCTTTTGAACGAGACCATACTCCAGGACGGCGGCCACTTCTTAGCGATGGAGCTGCCTGAGATTTTCTCTAAAGATGTGCTGAAGGCTGTTGACGCATTCCGGAAGTGGCATAAACAACAACAAAGAACAGagttgtaa